A genomic segment from Brachionichthys hirsutus isolate HB-005 unplaced genomic scaffold, CSIRO-AGI_Bhir_v1 contig_851, whole genome shotgun sequence encodes:
- the LOC137912930 gene encoding ELAV-like protein 3 isoform X1 codes for MVTIISTMETQVSNGPSGTSLPNGPVISTNGSTDDSKTNLIVNYLPQNMTQEEFKSLFGSIGEIESCKLVRDKITGQSLGYGFVNYVDPNDADKAINTLNGLKLQTKTIKVSYARPSSASIRDANLYVSGLPKTMSQKDMEQLFSQYGRIITSRILVDQVTGISRGVGFIRFDKRNEAEEAIKGLNGQKPLGAAEPITVKFANNPSQKTGQALLTQLYQTAARRYTGPLHHQTQRFRFSPITIDSMTSLAGVNLTGPTGAGWCIFVYNLSPEADESVLWQLFGPFGAVTNVKVIRDFTTNKCKGFGFVTMTNYDEAAMAIASLNGYRLGDRVLQVSFKTSKQHKA; via the exons ATAATCAGCACCATGGAAACCCAGGTGTCCAACGGTCCAAGCGGAACCAGTCTGCCGAACGGTCCAGTCATCAGCACCAACGGCTCCACGGATGACAGCAAAACCAACCTGATCGTCAACTATCTGCCTCAGAACATGACCCAGGAAGAGTTCAAAAGTTTGTTCGGTAGCATCGGAGAGATCGAGTCCTGCAAGCTTGTCAGAGACAAGATAACAG gTCAGAGTTTGGGATATGGCTTTGTAAACTACGTGGATCCAAATGATGCAGATAAGGCCATCAACACACTGAATGGTCTCAAACTGCAAACTAAAACAATCAAG GTATCATATGCCCGGCCAAGCTCGGCTTCTATTCGCGATGCCAACCTTTACGTGAGTGGACTCCCCAAAACCATGAGCCAGAAGGACATGGAGCAGTTGTTTTCCCAATACGGTCGCATCATCACATCCCGCATCCTAGTAGATCAAGTTACAG GCATATCACGAGGGGTCGGCTTCATCCGGTTTGACAAGCGAAATGAAGCAGAGGAAGCTATCAAAGGTCTGAACGGACAGAAGCCTTTGGGTGCTGCTGAGCCCATCACTGTCAAGTTTGCCAACAACCCCAGCCAGAAGACAGGCCAGGCCTTACTGACTCAGCTGTACCAGACCGCTGCCCGCCGATACACGGGACCCCTGCACCACCAGACTCAGCGTTTCAG ATTCTCCCCAATCACCATTGACAGCATGACAAGCCTTGCCGGGGTCAATCTTACTGGTCCGACTGGAGCAGGCTGGTGCATCTTTGTATACAACCTGTCCCCCGAGGCGGACGAGAGTGTCCTGTGGCAGCTCTTTGGGCCCTTCGGTGCCGTCACCAACGTCAAGGTTATCCGTGACTTCACCACCAACAAATGTAAGGGCTTTGGCTTTGTCACCATGACCAATTACGACGAAGCCGCCATGGCTATCGCTAGCCTCAACGGCTACCGTCTGGGTGACCGAGTGCTGCAGGTATCCTTTAAGACCAGCAAGCAGCACAAGGCCTGA
- the LOC137912930 gene encoding ELAV-like protein 3 isoform X2, translated as METQVSNGPSGTSLPNGPVISTNGSTDDSKTNLIVNYLPQNMTQEEFKSLFGSIGEIESCKLVRDKITGQSLGYGFVNYVDPNDADKAINTLNGLKLQTKTIKVSYARPSSASIRDANLYVSGLPKTMSQKDMEQLFSQYGRIITSRILVDQVTGISRGVGFIRFDKRNEAEEAIKGLNGQKPLGAAEPITVKFANNPSQKTGQALLTQLYQTAARRYTGPLHHQTQRFRLDNLLNASYGVKSRFSPITIDSMTSLAGVNLTGPTGAGWCIFVYNLSPEADESVLWQLFGPFGAVTNVKVIRDFTTNKCKGFGFVTMTNYDEAAMAIASLNGYRLGDRVLQVSFKTSKQHKA; from the exons ATGGAAACCCAGGTGTCCAACGGTCCAAGCGGAACCAGTCTGCCGAACGGTCCAGTCATCAGCACCAACGGCTCCACGGATGACAGCAAAACCAACCTGATCGTCAACTATCTGCCTCAGAACATGACCCAGGAAGAGTTCAAAAGTTTGTTCGGTAGCATCGGAGAGATCGAGTCCTGCAAGCTTGTCAGAGACAAGATAACAG gTCAGAGTTTGGGATATGGCTTTGTAAACTACGTGGATCCAAATGATGCAGATAAGGCCATCAACACACTGAATGGTCTCAAACTGCAAACTAAAACAATCAAG GTATCATATGCCCGGCCAAGCTCGGCTTCTATTCGCGATGCCAACCTTTACGTGAGTGGACTCCCCAAAACCATGAGCCAGAAGGACATGGAGCAGTTGTTTTCCCAATACGGTCGCATCATCACATCCCGCATCCTAGTAGATCAAGTTACAG GCATATCACGAGGGGTCGGCTTCATCCGGTTTGACAAGCGAAATGAAGCAGAGGAAGCTATCAAAGGTCTGAACGGACAGAAGCCTTTGGGTGCTGCTGAGCCCATCACTGTCAAGTTTGCCAACAACCCCAGCCAGAAGACAGGCCAGGCCTTACTGACTCAGCTGTACCAGACCGCTGCCCGCCGATACACGGGACCCCTGCACCACCAGACTCAGCGTTTCAG ACTCGACAATTTACTAAACGCCAGCTACGGAGTCAAGAG TCG ATTCTCCCCAATCACCATTGACAGCATGACAAGCCTTGCCGGGGTCAATCTTACTGGTCCGACTGGAGCAGGCTGGTGCATCTTTGTATACAACCTGTCCCCCGAGGCGGACGAGAGTGTCCTGTGGCAGCTCTTTGGGCCCTTCGGTGCCGTCACCAACGTCAAGGTTATCCGTGACTTCACCACCAACAAATGTAAGGGCTTTGGCTTTGTCACCATGACCAATTACGACGAAGCCGCCATGGCTATCGCTAGCCTCAACGGCTACCGTCTGGGTGACCGAGTGCTGCAGGTATCCTTTAAGACCAGCAAGCAGCACAAGGCCTGA
- the LOC137912963 gene encoding glucosidase 2 subunit beta-like, with the protein MSTIMVSCQCFLLLLTVSVSAVEVQRPRGVPLSKRMFYEEGKPFTCLDGSRTIHFDRVNDDYCDCEDGSDEPGTAACPNGSFHCTNAGFRPSFIPSSRINDGICDCCDTTDEYNSGATCQNTCRDMGRKERESLQKMAEVAKEGFMLKQELIHEAKKSLEEKKAKLAEVQMGKKDLEEKVEAHRTVKETAEQPEREAKERHLKAWEDEKAIIRMKKDKARMAEVFLELDNDADGFVSVAELLPHSELDQDSDLFTEEEAQALLGGEDTVDTVAFESVWNTIKDKYVSETDLDAPEPVETPQDEISEPVSDTESERYPEDDLLEEEEEEEDEEDDDDDLDEGDYKSPPATHTQDKKDDSDEGTMPPYDQETQSLIDAAQKTRSDFYESEKALRELDDEISQLEKEISFDLGPSAEFSYLYSQCYELSTNEYIYRLCPFNKVSQKPKYGGSETNLGTWGKWAGPDDDIYSLMKYEHGTGCWQGPNRSTTVKLTCGKETVVMSTSEPSRCEYLMEFTTPAVCQEHPTPDSVHRGHEEL; encoded by the exons ATGAGCACCATCATGGTTTCCTGTCAGTGTTTCCTGCTACTTTTGACTGTGTCAGTCTCAGCGGTCGAAGTACAACGCCCTCGGGGTGTCCCTTTATCAA AACGGATGTTTTATGAAGAGGGCAAACCGTTTACTTGCTTGGATGGCTCACGCACTATACATTTTGACAGAGTGAATGATGACTACTGTGACTGCGAAGATGGTTCTGATGAGCCAG GTACTGCTGCTTGTCCCAATGGCAGTTTTCACTGCACCAATGCAGGTTTCAGACCATCTTTCATCCCTTCTTCCCGCATCAATGATGGAATATGTG ACTGCTGTGACACGACAGATGAGTACAACAGTGGTGCTACCTGTCAGAATACTTGCAG GGACATGGGacgcaaagagagagagagcctgcaGAAGATGGCAGAGGTTGCTAAGGAGGGCTTTATGCTTAAACAGGAACTTATTCATGAGGCCAAGAAGAGTTTAGAAGAGAAGAAG GCCAAACTTGCAGAAGTTCAGATGGGTAAGAAGGATCTTGAGGAGAAGGTGGAGGCTCACAGAACTGTAAAGGAaactgcagagcagccagagagagaagCCAAAGAGCGCCACCTGAAGGCCTGGGAGG atgAAAAAGCAATCATTCGCATGAAAAAGGACAAAGCTAGAATGGCTGAGGTGTTTCTCGAGCTGGACAATGATGCAGATGGCTT CGTTTCCGTGGCTGAGCTTCTGCCCCATTCTGAGCTTGACCAAGATTCCGATTTATTTACTGAAGAAGAGGCTCAG GCACTTCTGGGAGGAGAGGATACAGTTGATACAGTTGCTTTTGAATCCGTTTGGAATACAATCAAAGACAAATACGTATCAGAG ACGGACTTGGATGCTCCGGAACCAGTGGAGACTCCACAGGATGAGATCAGTGAGCCAGTCTCCGACACTGAGTCTGAGCGGTACCCGGAAGATGACCTcttggaggaagaagaggaggaggaggatgaagaggatgacgatgacgatCTAGATGAGGGAGACTATAAG AGCCCTCCTGCCACGCACACGCAAGACAAGAAGGACGACAGCGATGAAGGGACTATGCCACCATATGACCAGGAAACGCAGAGCCTCATTGATG CTGCTCAGAAAACCCGGAGTGACTTTTACGAATCTGAGAAAGCTCTTCGGGAACTGGATGATGAGATCAG CCAACTTGAGAAGGAAATCTCCTTTGATCTCGGGCCCTCTGCTGAGTTCTCCTACCTCTATAGCCAGTGCTACGAGTTGTCTACTAACGA GTACATCTACAGGCTATGTCCATTCAACAAAGTATCCCAAAAACCCAAGTATGGTGGATCAGAAACGAACCTGGG AACATGGGGTAAATGGGCGGGGCCTGACGATGACATCTACTCTTTGATGAAGTATGAACATGGGACGGGGTGCTGGCAGGGCCCTAATAGATCCACAACT GTTAAGTTAACGTGTGGAAAGGAGACCGTTGTGATGTCTACCTCAGAGCCCAGTCGTTGTGAGTACCTGATGGAGTTCACTACTCCAGCTGTCTGCCAGGAGCACCCAACCCCGGATTCTGTCCATCGTGGACATGAGGAGCTCTAG